From the Diceros bicornis minor isolate mBicDic1 chromosome 19, mDicBic1.mat.cur, whole genome shotgun sequence genome, one window contains:
- the LOC131418764 gene encoding signal-regulatory protein beta-1-like, producing MPIPASRPLPPPPCLLLTLLLGLTGAAGVEELQVIQLESVTIAAGGTATLHCTLTSILPVGNVQWFRGTGPGRELIYNFKGGHFPRVENVADTTKRNSTDYSISISNITPADAGIYYCVKFQKGSPDDVEFKSGPGTQLTVSAKPSPPVVSGSTARATPEQTVSFTCESHGFSPRDITLK from the exons ATGCCCATCCCtgcctcccggcccctcccccctcctccttgcCTGCTGCTGACTCTACTGCTGGGACTCACAG GAGCAGCAGGTGTGGAGGAGCTGCAGGTGATTCAGCTTGAGTCAGTGACCATCGCAGCCGGAGGGACGGCCACTCTGCACTGCACCCTGACCTCCATCCTCCCTGTGGGGAACGTCCAGTGGTTTAGGGGGACAGGGCCAGGCCGGGAGTTAATCTACAATTTCAAAGGAGGCCACTTCCCCCGAGTAGAAAACGTTGCAGACACCACAAAGAGAAACAGCACGGACTATTCCATCAGCATCAGTAACATCACCCCAGCAGACGCCGGTATCTACTACTGTGTGAAGTTCCAGAAAGGGAGCCCTGATGATGTGGAGTTTAAGTCTGGACCAGGCACTCAGCTCACCGTGAGTG CCAAACCCTCTCCGCCCGTGGTATCGGGCTCCACAGCGAGGGCCACGCCTGAGCAGACAGTCAGCTTCACCTGCGAGTCCCACGGCTTCTCCCCCAGAGACATCACCCTGAAGTGA